A stretch of Lactuca sativa cultivar Salinas chromosome 6, Lsat_Salinas_v11, whole genome shotgun sequence DNA encodes these proteins:
- the LOC111905377 gene encoding uncharacterized protein At2g27730, mitochondrial — translation MATRQMVRYVSRRFSSGGKILGEEEKAAENVYIKKTEREKLEKLAQKGPKPEETPASASGVAGDAKASESTSAKVVGVSTDMHKNYAVVAGVVTGLSALGWYLLSKDKKTPEDLHD, via the exons ATGGCAACAAGACAGATGGTTAGATATGTATCTCGCAGGTTCTCAAGTGGTGGCAAAATACTTGGTGAGGAGGAGAAGGCTGCAGAGAATGTCTACATCAAG AAAACCGAGCGAGAGAAATTGGAGAAGCTTGCAcaaaag GGCCCTAAACCTGAAGAGACACCAGCATCAGCAAGTGGAGTAGCAGGTGATGCAAAAGCAAGTGAGTCCACATCAGCAAAAGTTGTAGGAGTATCAACAGATATGCACAAGAACTATGCAGTTGTAGCTGGTGTTGTAACTGGTCTAAGTGCCCTTGGATGGTATCTTTTGTCAAAAGACAAAAAGACCCCTGAAGACCTTCATGATTGA